From one Candidatus Margulisiibacteriota bacterium genomic stretch:
- a CDS encoding shikimate dehydrogenase yields MKKIVGIIGYPLGHSLSPAMHNAVYQKMKLPYEYIPFEVEPDELPEALTGLRALHIAGFNVTIPHKETIVPLLDEVTKLAQLIGAVNTVENQAGRLVGYNTDAPGFIESLQEDAGFEPEGKRVVIIGAGGASRAVGTILAEVGVKGLTLSDLMDDKAKLLAEYLGTAFNSPCHHAALDSPELRAAIAAADLVVNTSPVGMSPQVDASPLPAKTKFKKGALVYDLVYNPRETQLIKIAQAAGCRVCSGLGMLVRQGALAFSLFTGEEPPIEEMRLAAEHALRLQH; encoded by the coding sequence ATGAAAAAGATCGTGGGGATAATCGGTTACCCGCTCGGCCACAGCCTCTCGCCGGCGATGCATAACGCCGTCTACCAGAAAATGAAGCTCCCTTACGAATATATCCCGTTCGAAGTCGAACCAGATGAGCTGCCGGAGGCTTTGACCGGCCTGCGCGCTCTCCATATCGCCGGGTTCAACGTCACTATCCCGCACAAAGAAACTATCGTCCCGCTGCTGGACGAAGTGACCAAGCTCGCCCAGTTGATCGGTGCCGTCAACACGGTGGAGAACCAGGCCGGCCGGCTGGTCGGCTATAATACCGATGCGCCCGGTTTTATTGAATCACTTCAGGAAGATGCCGGATTTGAACCGGAGGGAAAGAGGGTAGTCATCATCGGGGCCGGCGGCGCCAGCCGGGCGGTCGGAACGATCTTGGCCGAGGTCGGGGTCAAGGGTTTGACCCTCTCCGACTTGATGGACGATAAAGCTAAATTGCTGGCGGAATATTTGGGGACGGCCTTCAACTCCCCCTGCCATCACGCCGCTCTCGATAGCCCGGAGTTACGCGCGGCGATCGCCGCGGCTGACCTCGTCGTTAACACCTCACCGGTCGGGATGTCCCCCCAGGTTGACGCTTCTCCCCTGCCGGCCAAAACTAAATTCAAAAAAGGGGCCCTAGTCTACGATCTCGTCTATAATCCCCGGGAAACCCAGTTGATCAAGATCGCCCAGGCCGCCGGTTGCCGCGTTTGCTCCGGCCTCGGGATGCTGGTCCGCCAGGGAGCGCTCGCCTTCTCACTCTTCACCGGGGAGGAACCGCCGATCGAAGAGATGCGCCTGGCCGCCGAACATGCCCTGCGCCTCCAGCACTGA